One Aspergillus oryzae RIB40 DNA, chromosome 2 genomic window carries:
- the gmdB gene encoding general amidase GmdB (amidases), protein MAENTATKGNWETRVAEKRKQLELQIPQDWRLNAAFLSTLPSNGHLIEANIPRHSGLLSEEELDLTEHYTAAQLLQKLAWGEVTSLAVTTAFCKRAAIAQQLTSCLTEHFFDRALERAQYLDDYLKREKRVIGPLHGLPISLKDSFCIKGIQSTVGYVSFLENPPAETNSALVDLLLDLGAVLYVKTNIPQTMMTGDSENNIYGRTLNPHNTNLTAGGSSGGEGVLVAFRGSILGVGTDIAGSIRIPSLCCGVYGFKPTADRIPFGGQVSGAIEGVPGIKPAAGPLAQSLDDIELFMSTVLKAEPWRYDVTTIGSPWVSALRLPSLLTIGVLGEDPDFPMHPPVRRAMESAIAALAKKGHRIVRLGHEPSRGVAYASRLAFQYFTYGPHVDHIAASGEPLVASVAKLANPLFTGPFPVDQELGIFEKIDGLHNARKAYAEEWRRTWVQHDIDVLLTPGAQNTATSYDTYGWPPYTVIWNLLDYPACIVPYSKASKALDPDPMPVHDGVQPSYEPDSVDGAPCALQIVTPRHQDEKCLLFAGLIDKDIR, encoded by the exons ATGGCTGAAAATACGGCGACAAAAGGCAACTGGGAGACTAGGGTGGCTGAGAAGCGCAAACAACTGGAGCTACAGATTCCCCAAGATTGGCGTTTGAATGCCGCATTCCTCTCCACGCTCCCATCGAATGGCCACCTCATAGAGGCGAACATCCCACGTCATAGTGGGCTCCtctccgaggaggagttggatCTCACAGAGCACTATACTGCGGCACAGCTGCTGCAAAAGCTTGCCTGGGGCGAGGTGACCTCGCTGGCAGTGACCACGGCTTTCTGCAAACGGGCAGCCATAGCCCAGCAATTG ACGTCATGCCTGACAGAACACTTCTTCGACAGAGCGCTCGAACGTGCTCAATACCTGGATGATTATTTGAAGCGAGAAAAACGGGTCATTGGCCCATTGCACGGTTTACCGATCAGTCTCAAAGAtagcttctgcatcaagGGTATTCAAAGTACGGTGGGATATGTATCATTCTTAGAGAACCCACCAGCGGAGACCAACTCTGCTCTGGTGGATCTGCTACTCGACTTGGGTGCGGTACTTTATGTTAAAACCAATATTCCGCAGACAATGATG ACAGGCGATTCAGAGAACAACATCTACGGTCGTACATTAAATCCACACAATACAAACCTGACGGCCGGAGGCTCTTCCGGTGGTGAAGGAGTTCTCGTGGCCTTCCGGGGTTCAATCCTCGGCGTTGGAACTGATATCGCAGGCTCAATCCGAATTCCATCGCTGTGCTGCGGTGTTTATGGGTTTAAACCCACCGCGGACCGTATTCCGTTCGGTGGACAGGTGTCGGGGGCAATTGAGGGAGTGCCCGGCATAAAGCCAGCAGCAGGGCCACTGGCTCAGTCGTTAGACGACATTGAGTTGTTCATGTCAACTGTCCTCAAAGCCGAACCCTGGCGATATGATGTGACTACAATTGGGTCGCCTTGGGTGTCGGCGCTCAGACTGCCGTCGTTATTAACGATTGGAGTCCTCGGCGAAGATCCCGACTTCCCAATGCATCCTCCAGTCCGTCGCGCAATGGAGTCAGCCATCGCAGCACTAGCTAAGAAGGGACACAGAATAGTGCGGCTGGGACATGAGCCTTCACGAGGCGTGGCATACGCGAGTCGTCTAGCTTTTCAGTATTTCACCTATGGACCACACGTCGATCACATCGCCGCCAGTGGAGAGCCATTGGTGGCATCAGTGGCGAAATTAGCCAACCCATTGTTCACTGGTCCGTTTCCTGTCGATCAGGAACTGGGGATCTTTGAGAAAATTGACGGACTCCACAACGCACGAAAGGCTTACGCTGAAGAATGGCGCAGGACATGGGTTCAACACGACATAGATGTTCTTCTAACACCTGGAGCTCAGAATACGGCCACGTCATATGACACATATGGGTGGCCGCCGTACACGGTCATCTGGAACCTTCTGGAT TATCCTGCGTGCATTGTGCCGTATAGCAAAGCTTCCAAGGCGCTTGATCCAGACCCTATGCCAGTACATGATGGAGTTCAGCCGAGCT ATGAACCTGACTCCGTTGATGGAGCTCCATGTGCTCTCCAGATTGTAACGCCTCGGCACCAAGATGAGAAATGCCTTCTCTTTGCTGGACTGATCGACAAAGACATTCGGTAA
- a CDS encoding DUF3237 domain-containing protein (predicted protein) — MTLSKPADSQGNGFYPNSPPMRRPGLSFIYRLECNIEPEEINVGAPHGAGVIRSVANIAGGSFRGPSISGTVLPGGADWATVIEGTHSMTLDAHYTIKTDDGCYLYVRAHGLYRPGPGTEYAKQVEKDPALRPPPTVTQDDVEFFSHLRIETGPGKYNWLNGLVCVGVMSCENDRILIDAYHLTNFEDSKPEDVMARRNAC; from the exons ATGACTCTATCGAAGCCCGCGGACTCCCAAGGAAATGGCTTTTACCCCAATAGCCCACCCATGCGACGTCCTGGGCTGTCATTTATTTATCGCCTGGAATGCAACATTGAACCCGAGGAAATTAACGTTGGAGCGCCTCATGGGGCTGGAGTGATTCGGAGTGTTGCGAATATTGCCGGCGGTAGCTTTAGAGGACCGTCGATATCAGGGACGGTCCTTCCGGGCGGAGCAGACTGGGCAACGGTCATTGAAGGGACCCAC TCCATGACCCTGGATGCACATTATACGATCAAAACCGACGATGGCTGTTATCTCTACGTCCGGGCGCATGGCCTCTATCGTCCTGGCCCGGGCACAGAGTATGCGAAACAGGTCGAGAAGGACCCAGCCCTACGACCCCCTCCGACCGTGACTCAAGACGATGTGGAATTCTTCTCACACCTGCGAATTGAAACAGGCCCAGGAAAGTACAACTGGTTGAACGGCTTAGTGTGCGTTGGAGTCATGAGCTGTGAGAACGATCGCATCCTGATCGATGCCTACCACTTGACAAATTTTGAGGACTCTAAGCCAGAGGATGTGATGGCCCGTAGAAACGCCTGTTGA